Proteins from a single region of Altererythrobacter sp. Root672:
- the guaA gene encoding glutamine-hydrolyzing GMP synthase, whose amino-acid sequence MDAQHLPDSILIVDFGSQVTQLIARRVREAGVYSEIAPFTMAEEAFARLKPKGIILSGSPAGVPEEGSPRAPMSLFESGLPILGICYGQQVMTHQLGGEVRPGHETGEGGEFGRAFLTVTEDCALFDGLWKVGERHQVWMSHGDKVTRFAEGFRIVATSDGAPFAVIADEARNYYGTQFHPEVVHTPDGGKLIANFVRHVCGCAGDWTMAEFRKTKIEEIRAQVGDGKVICGLSGGVDSAVAAVLIHEAIGDQLTCVFVDHGLMRMGEAEQVVSLFRNTYNIPLVHRDVEEMFLSGLAGVTDPEAKRKFIGKTFIDVFDEEAGKIGGADFLAQGTLYPDVIESVSFTGGPSVTIKSHHNVGGLPERMNMKLVEPLRELFKDEVRALGRELGLPEAFVGRHPFPGPGLAIRIPGEVTKDRCDILRKADAIYLEEIRAAGLYDAIWQAFAVLLPVKTVGVMGDYRTYDSVCALRAVTSTDGMTADVYPYDGQFLSRVATRIVNEVKGINRVVYDYTSKPPGTIEWE is encoded by the coding sequence ATGGACGCCCAGCACCTTCCCGATTCCATCCTGATCGTCGATTTCGGCAGCCAGGTGACCCAATTGATCGCCCGCCGCGTACGCGAAGCGGGGGTTTATTCGGAAATCGCACCCTTCACGATGGCCGAAGAGGCCTTCGCGCGGCTCAAGCCGAAAGGGATCATCCTGTCGGGTTCGCCTGCGGGCGTGCCGGAGGAAGGGAGCCCAAGGGCTCCGATGTCGCTGTTCGAAAGCGGCTTGCCGATCCTGGGCATCTGCTACGGCCAGCAAGTCATGACGCATCAGCTCGGCGGCGAAGTCCGTCCGGGGCACGAGACGGGCGAAGGCGGCGAGTTTGGGCGCGCGTTCCTGACGGTCACCGAAGATTGCGCCCTGTTCGACGGGCTGTGGAAGGTCGGCGAACGCCACCAGGTGTGGATGAGCCATGGCGACAAGGTCACACGCTTCGCCGAAGGTTTCCGCATCGTCGCCACCAGCGACGGCGCGCCGTTCGCGGTGATCGCGGACGAAGCCCGCAACTATTACGGCACTCAGTTCCACCCCGAAGTCGTGCACACGCCCGACGGGGGCAAGCTCATCGCCAATTTCGTGCGCCACGTCTGCGGCTGCGCGGGCGACTGGACGATGGCCGAATTCCGTAAGACCAAGATCGAGGAAATCCGCGCCCAGGTCGGTGACGGCAAGGTCATCTGCGGCCTGTCTGGCGGCGTCGACAGTGCCGTGGCTGCGGTGCTGATCCACGAGGCGATCGGCGACCAGCTGACTTGCGTGTTCGTCGACCACGGCCTGATGCGCATGGGCGAGGCCGAGCAGGTCGTCAGCCTGTTCCGCAACACTTACAACATTCCGCTCGTCCACCGCGACGTCGAGGAGATGTTCCTGAGCGGCCTGGCGGGTGTCACCGACCCCGAAGCCAAGCGCAAGTTCATCGGCAAGACCTTCATCGACGTGTTCGATGAAGAGGCGGGCAAGATCGGCGGGGCGGACTTCCTCGCCCAGGGCACGCTCTATCCCGACGTGATCGAGAGCGTCAGCTTCACCGGCGGCCCCTCGGTCACGATCAAGAGCCACCACAACGTCGGTGGCCTGCCCGAGCGGATGAACATGAAGCTGGTCGAGCCGCTGCGCGAACTGTTCAAGGACGAAGTCCGCGCGCTCGGCCGTGAGCTCGGCCTGCCCGAGGCTTTCGTCGGCCGTCATCCGTTCCCCGGCCCCGGCCTGGCGATCCGCATCCCCGGCGAAGTGACCAAGGATCGCTGCGACATCCTGCGCAAGGCCGACGCGATCTACCTCGAAGAAATCCGCGCCGCCGGGCTCTATGACGCGATCTGGCAGGCCTTCGCGGTATTGCTCCCGGTCAAGACCGTCGGCGTGATGGGCGACTATCGCACTTACGACAGCGTCTGCGCCCTGCGCGCAGTGACCAGCACCGACGGCATGACCGCCGATGTCTATCCCTACGACGGCCAGTTCCTGAGCCGCGTGGCGACGCGCATCGTCAACGAGGTCAAGGGCATCAACCGGGTGGTTTACGACTATACGAGCAAGCCGCCAGGCACGATCGAGTGGGAGTAA
- a CDS encoding alpha/beta hydrolase has protein sequence MLKSLTATAAALLALAVTPAVAQNIKAPAPAVVPAGITVENPKVHGASLEGNLEGNAVDREVMVVLPPSYKTNPNKRYPVVYYLHGFAIDGRNFYDFMKVPEAVAQSAAAGTEFIVVVPDTLTKMGGSMYSNSVTTGNFREFIAKDLVQYIDSHYRTIATRGGRGLAGHSMGGYGTWVVGMTYPEVFDSIWAQSACCVSPRTETVESATAMAGVPHDKVDGSGFGMRAGLASAVAWAPNPQNPPYFVDFPIKDGAVDPLVIAKWANNSPLAMVASHVDALKSFDAIGADVGDKDGLIRDDTMIHEELARFGIEHDWAVYEGDHVSKIGQRFADVVLPFFAKHLDK, from the coding sequence ATGTTGAAGTCACTTACCGCCACTGCCGCCGCGTTGCTCGCGCTGGCCGTCACGCCCGCCGTCGCGCAGAACATCAAGGCGCCGGCGCCGGCCGTCGTTCCGGCCGGGATCACGGTTGAGAACCCGAAGGTCCACGGCGCCTCGCTCGAGGGCAACCTCGAAGGCAATGCCGTCGATCGCGAGGTCATGGTCGTGCTGCCGCCGAGCTACAAGACCAACCCGAACAAGCGCTATCCGGTGGTCTATTACCTCCACGGTTTCGCCATCGACGGGCGCAACTTCTACGACTTCATGAAAGTGCCCGAAGCCGTCGCCCAGTCGGCCGCCGCTGGCACCGAGTTTATCGTGGTCGTGCCCGACACGCTGACCAAGATGGGCGGCAGCATGTATTCGAACTCGGTCACCACCGGGAACTTCCGCGAATTCATCGCCAAGGATCTCGTCCAGTACATCGACAGCCACTACCGCACGATCGCCACGCGTGGCGGCCGCGGGCTTGCGGGTCACTCGATGGGCGGATACGGCACCTGGGTCGTGGGCATGACCTATCCCGAAGTGTTCGACAGCATCTGGGCGCAGAGCGCCTGCTGCGTCTCGCCGCGCACTGAGACGGTGGAGTCCGCGACGGCGATGGCCGGCGTGCCCCATGACAAAGTCGACGGTTCGGGCTTCGGCATGCGCGCGGGCCTCGCTTCGGCGGTTGCCTGGGCTCCTAACCCGCAGAACCCGCCCTACTTCGTCGACTTCCCGATCAAGGATGGTGCGGTCGATCCGCTGGTGATCGCCAAGTGGGCCAACAATTCGCCACTGGCGATGGTCGCTTCGCACGTCGATGCGCTCAAGAGCTTCGACGCCATCGGCGCCGACGTGGGCGACAAGGACGGCCTGATCCGCGACGACACGATGATCCATGAAGAACTCGCCCGCTTTGGCATCGAGCACGACTGGGCGGTCTACGAAGGCGACCACGTCAGCAAGATCGGCCAGCGTTTCGCCGACGTCGTGCTGCCGTTCTTCGCCAAGCACCTCGACAAGTAA
- the gyrB gene encoding DNA topoisomerase (ATP-hydrolyzing) subunit B produces MTEPAENIPNANAYGADSIKVLKGLDAVRKRPGMYIGDTDDGSGLHHMVFEVSDNAIDEALAGHCDLVLIELNPDGSVSVEDNGRGIPTGIHAEEGVSAAEVIMTQLHAGGKFENTSEDNAYKVSGGLHGVGVSVVNALSEWLELTIWRDGEEHWMRFLSGDAEAPLKVVGPAPAGKKGTRVTFMASTDTFKNVTEFDFEKLEHRYRELAFLNSGVHILLRDKRHDEMVEHDLYYEGGIAAFVKFLDRNKQPLIPEPISVSAEKDGIGIDVALEWNDSYYENVLCFTNNIPQRDGGTHLAAFRAALTRTLNNYSERTGLLKKEKVALTGEDMREGLTAIVSVKLPDPKFSSQTKDKLVSSEVRQPLESLMGEKMSEWLEENPGDARSIVQKIVDAAAAREAARKARELTRRKGALDIASLPGKLSDCRERDPSLCELFLVEGDSAGGSAKSGRDSQYQAILPLRGKILNVERARFDRIISSKEVGTLIQAMGTGIRDEFNLEKLRYHKIVIMTDADVDGAHIRTLLLTFFHRQMPEIIKAGHLFIAQPPLFKVSKNRSEVYLKDQAALDRYLVEAGLQGRVLETSGGARGGADLAAMVEHALRMKSLMAFVPRKYDPTVVEAMGLAGALDPESSPAQRSEALALAARQLKMGDPEATWSAELLADGTIRFDRVWRGVTDAHLIEHGFVGSAEARKLHKLTQEMADAYTAPGRLSKAGAEPEPEVEVMADEGEETATAPIAMDGTITRPSQLLEAVLVTGRKGLSISRYKGLGEMNAEQLWETTLDPDNRILLQVKVEDADVTDEIFTRLMGDVVEPRREFIQQNALNVANLDV; encoded by the coding sequence ATGACAGAACCAGCCGAGAACATCCCCAACGCCAACGCCTATGGTGCCGATTCGATCAAGGTCCTGAAAGGCCTCGATGCGGTGCGCAAGCGCCCCGGCATGTACATCGGCGATACCGACGACGGTTCGGGCCTGCACCACATGGTGTTCGAAGTCAGCGACAACGCCATCGACGAGGCACTGGCCGGGCATTGCGACCTGGTGCTGATCGAACTCAACCCCGATGGCTCGGTCTCGGTCGAGGACAATGGCCGTGGCATCCCGACCGGGATCCACGCTGAAGAAGGCGTCTCGGCGGCCGAGGTCATCATGACCCAGCTCCACGCCGGCGGTAAGTTCGAGAACACCAGCGAAGACAACGCCTACAAGGTCTCGGGCGGCCTCCACGGCGTGGGTGTCTCGGTGGTCAACGCGCTCAGCGAATGGCTCGAACTGACCATCTGGCGCGATGGCGAAGAGCACTGGATGCGCTTCCTCAGCGGCGATGCGGAAGCTCCGTTGAAAGTGGTCGGCCCGGCACCGGCGGGCAAGAAGGGCACGCGCGTGACCTTCATGGCTTCGACCGACACGTTCAAGAACGTGACCGAGTTCGATTTCGAAAAGCTAGAGCACCGCTACCGTGAGCTCGCCTTTCTCAACTCGGGCGTCCACATCCTGCTCCGCGACAAGCGGCATGACGAGATGGTTGAGCACGATCTCTACTACGAAGGCGGAATTGCCGCGTTCGTGAAGTTCCTCGACCGCAACAAACAGCCGCTGATCCCCGAGCCGATATCCGTTTCGGCGGAGAAGGACGGTATCGGCATCGACGTCGCGCTCGAATGGAACGACTCGTACTACGAAAACGTCCTGTGCTTCACCAATAACATCCCGCAGCGCGACGGCGGCACCCACCTTGCCGCGTTCCGCGCCGCGCTGACTCGTACGCTCAACAATTATTCCGAACGCACCGGCTTGCTCAAGAAAGAGAAGGTGGCGCTGACCGGAGAGGACATGCGTGAAGGGCTGACCGCGATCGTTTCGGTCAAGCTGCCCGATCCCAAGTTCTCCAGCCAGACCAAGGACAAGCTGGTTTCGAGCGAAGTCCGCCAGCCGCTCGAAAGCCTGATGGGCGAAAAGATGAGCGAATGGCTGGAAGAAAACCCCGGCGACGCACGCTCGATCGTCCAGAAGATCGTCGACGCCGCCGCAGCTCGCGAAGCTGCGCGCAAGGCGCGCGAGCTGACCCGGCGCAAGGGCGCGCTCGACATCGCCAGCCTGCCCGGCAAGCTGTCCGACTGCCGTGAACGCGATCCCTCGCTGTGCGAACTGTTCCTGGTCGAAGGTGACAGCGCCGGCGGCTCGGCCAAGAGCGGCCGCGACAGCCAGTACCAGGCGATCCTGCCTCTGCGCGGCAAGATCCTCAACGTCGAGCGTGCGCGGTTCGACCGCATCATCAGCTCGAAGGAAGTCGGCACGCTGATCCAGGCGATGGGCACCGGCATCCGCGACGAGTTCAACCTCGAAAAGCTGCGCTACCACAAGATCGTCATCATGACCGACGCCGACGTCGACGGCGCGCATATCCGCACCCTGTTGCTGACGTTCTTCCATCGCCAGATGCCGGAGATCATCAAGGCCGGGCACCTGTTCATCGCCCAGCCGCCGCTGTTCAAGGTCAGCAAGAACCGCAGCGAGGTCTACTTGAAGGACCAGGCCGCGCTCGACCGCTATCTGGTCGAAGCCGGATTGCAGGGCCGGGTGCTAGAAACCTCGGGCGGCGCCCGCGGCGGGGCCGACCTTGCCGCGATGGTCGAGCATGCCTTGCGGATGAAGAGCCTGATGGCCTTCGTCCCGCGCAAGTACGATCCGACAGTGGTCGAGGCGATGGGGCTGGCCGGCGCGCTCGATCCGGAATCGTCACCGGCTCAACGCAGCGAAGCGCTCGCTCTCGCGGCCAGGCAACTGAAGATGGGCGATCCGGAGGCCACTTGGTCGGCCGAATTGCTCGCCGACGGCACGATCCGCTTCGACCGCGTGTGGCGCGGCGTGACCGACGCGCACCTGATCGAACACGGTTTCGTCGGCAGCGCCGAGGCACGCAAGCTGCACAAGCTGACCCAGGAAATGGCCGACGCCTACACCGCTCCCGGCCGTCTCTCGAAGGCCGGCGCAGAGCCCGAGCCCGAAGTTGAGGTCATGGCGGACGAGGGCGAAGAGACGGCCACTGCTCCCATCGCCATGGACGGCACGATCACGCGGCCGAGCCAGTTGCTCGAAGCCGTGCTGGTCACCGGACGCAAGGGCCTGTCGATCTCACGCTACAAGGGTCTCGGCGAAATGAACGCCGAGCAGTTGTGGGAGACCACGCTCGACCCCGACAACCGTATCCTGCTGCAGGTGAAGGTCGAGGACGCCGACGTGACCGACGAGATCTTCACCCGCCTGATGGGCGACGTGGTCGAACCGAGGCGCGAGTTCATCCAACAGAACGCGCTGAACGTGGCGAACCTGGACGTTTGA
- a CDS encoding carboxyl transferase domain-containing protein, with amino-acid sequence MSAPVLSSSIDLEGTDARARAAHNRALAEALRARVAQAALGGPEASRERHTARGKLLPRERVERLLDPGSPFLEIGQLVANGLYGDEVPGAGMIAGIGRVSGRQCMIVANDATVKGGTYYPLTVKKHLRAQEIAQANRLPCLYLVDSGGANLPHQAEVFPDRDHFGRIFYNQAQMSSLGIPQVACVMGSCTAGGAYVPAMSDESVIVRNQGTIFLAGPPLVKAATGEEISAEDLGGGELHAKKSGVADHLAENDEHALTILRDIVSHLGHNEGAKFDLREPRAPKFDAEDLYSIVPDDVRAPYDVHEVIARIVDGSEFHEFKALYGSTLVCGFAHVWGMPVAILANNGVLFSESALKGAHFIELACQRGIPLLFLQNISGFMVGGRYEAEGIAKHGAKLVTAVATAQVPKITVVIGGSFGAGNYGMCGRAYSPRFLFTWPNARISVMGGEQAASVLATVHRDAETWTPEQAEAFKAPIREKYETEGNPYYATARLWDDGVIDPVQTRDVLGLALSACLEAPIPEVPRFGVFRM; translated from the coding sequence ATGAGTGCACCGGTCCTCTCCAGCTCGATCGATCTGGAGGGGACCGACGCTCGCGCGCGGGCCGCGCATAACCGGGCCTTGGCCGAGGCGCTGCGCGCTCGTGTGGCGCAAGCGGCGCTCGGTGGGCCAGAGGCCAGCCGTGAACGCCACACCGCCCGCGGCAAGTTGCTTCCGAGAGAGCGGGTCGAACGGTTACTCGATCCGGGTTCGCCGTTCCTTGAGATCGGCCAGCTCGTCGCGAACGGGCTCTACGGCGACGAGGTACCCGGTGCCGGGATGATCGCCGGTATCGGGCGCGTGTCGGGCCGCCAGTGCATGATCGTCGCCAACGATGCGACGGTGAAGGGCGGCACCTACTACCCGCTGACGGTCAAGAAGCACCTGCGCGCGCAGGAGATCGCGCAAGCGAACCGGCTGCCGTGCCTCTATCTGGTCGACAGCGGCGGGGCCAACCTGCCGCACCAGGCCGAGGTGTTCCCCGACCGCGATCACTTCGGGCGGATCTTCTACAATCAGGCGCAGATGTCCTCGCTCGGCATTCCGCAGGTCGCTTGTGTCATGGGCAGCTGCACCGCCGGCGGGGCCTATGTCCCGGCGATGAGCGACGAGAGCGTGATCGTGCGCAACCAGGGCACGATCTTCCTCGCCGGCCCGCCGCTGGTGAAGGCCGCGACGGGAGAGGAGATCAGCGCCGAGGACCTCGGCGGCGGGGAGTTGCACGCGAAGAAGTCGGGCGTGGCAGATCATCTCGCCGAGAACGACGAGCACGCGCTGACCATCCTGCGCGATATCGTCTCGCATCTCGGGCACAATGAAGGCGCCAAGTTCGATTTGCGCGAGCCTCGTGCGCCGAAGTTCGATGCCGAAGACCTCTATTCGATCGTCCCCGATGACGTCCGCGCCCCTTACGATGTGCACGAAGTCATCGCCCGCATCGTCGACGGCAGCGAGTTCCACGAGTTCAAGGCGCTCTACGGCTCAACCCTTGTGTGCGGCTTTGCGCATGTCTGGGGCATGCCGGTGGCGATCCTCGCCAACAACGGCGTGCTGTTCTCCGAAAGCGCGCTCAAGGGCGCACATTTCATCGAACTTGCCTGCCAGCGCGGCATTCCGTTGCTGTTCCTGCAGAACATCTCCGGCTTCATGGTCGGTGGCCGCTACGAGGCAGAAGGCATCGCCAAGCACGGGGCCAAGCTGGTGACGGCGGTCGCCACGGCGCAGGTGCCCAAGATCACCGTCGTCATCGGCGGCAGCTTCGGCGCCGGCAACTACGGCATGTGCGGCCGCGCCTATTCGCCGCGCTTCCTGTTCACCTGGCCCAACGCGCGCATCTCGGTGATGGGCGGAGAGCAGGCGGCGAGCGTGCTGGCGACCGTGCACCGCGACGCCGAGACCTGGACGCCCGAACAGGCCGAGGCGTTCAAGGCTCCGATCCGCGAGAAGTACGAAACCGAGGGCAATCCCTACTACGCCACGGCTCGACTGTGGGACGACGGGGTGATCGACCCGGTGCAGACGCGCGACGTGCTCGGGCTGGCGCTGAGCGCGTGCCTGGAAGCGCCGATCCCCGAGGTGCCGCGGTTCGGCGTGTTCAGGATGTAA
- a CDS encoding M20/M25/M40 family metallo-hydrolase, whose translation MRKRVAAVVLGAMLASSAMAQVPTGTMGPLRPDQQRFRDLYKELIETNTTLSAGDCTLAGQRLAARLKAAGLPDGNVTVFSAPDHPKEGGLVAVFPGTSSSAKPILLLGHIDVVEANRADWERDPFTLIEENGYFYARGAVDDKAMSAIWADLLIRFAEEGYKPKRTVKIALTCGEETDTAFNGADWLAKNRRELIDAQFALNEGGGGKTDGQGKIAIQGIQVGEKIYQDFILSVTNPGGHSSMPVPDNAIYRMSAALEKIGAHEFPMQFNDTTRAMFAKGRYLRPGAIGEAAERLAANPGDREAEAIVNQDKQLHSLLRTTCVATMVDGGHARNALPQRVEANVNCRIFPGNTPAQTQQVLAQVIGDETISIRPARTDKPLAASPALDPAIIGPMERLAQRYWPGVPVIPSMSTGATDGLYLAAVGIPVYGVAGMWGDPDGNGAHGLNERIEVKSLFTGRDYLYDLVKAYAG comes from the coding sequence ATGAGAAAACGGGTTGCTGCGGTTGTCCTGGGCGCGATGCTGGCTTCGTCGGCTATGGCGCAGGTACCTACCGGGACAATGGGGCCCTTGCGGCCTGACCAGCAGCGCTTCCGCGATCTCTACAAAGAGCTGATCGAGACCAATACGACGCTCTCGGCCGGGGATTGCACGCTAGCCGGTCAGCGGTTGGCAGCGCGGTTGAAAGCAGCTGGCCTGCCCGACGGGAACGTGACCGTGTTCAGCGCTCCCGATCATCCCAAGGAAGGCGGGCTGGTAGCTGTTTTCCCTGGCACATCGTCCAGCGCCAAGCCGATCCTGCTGCTCGGCCATATCGACGTGGTCGAGGCCAATCGCGCCGACTGGGAGCGCGATCCGTTCACCCTCATCGAGGAGAACGGTTATTTCTACGCACGCGGCGCCGTGGATGACAAAGCGATGTCGGCGATCTGGGCGGACCTGCTGATCCGCTTCGCTGAGGAAGGCTACAAGCCCAAGCGCACGGTCAAGATCGCGCTCACCTGCGGCGAGGAGACCGATACCGCCTTCAATGGGGCCGACTGGCTGGCGAAGAACCGGCGGGAGCTGATCGACGCCCAATTCGCGCTCAACGAAGGCGGGGGCGGCAAGACCGATGGGCAGGGCAAGATCGCGATCCAGGGCATCCAGGTCGGCGAGAAGATCTACCAGGACTTCATCCTCAGCGTGACCAATCCCGGCGGGCATAGCTCGATGCCGGTGCCGGACAACGCCATCTACCGGATGTCGGCGGCGCTGGAGAAGATTGGCGCCCACGAATTCCCAATGCAGTTCAACGACACCACCCGCGCGATGTTTGCCAAGGGTCGCTACTTGCGGCCCGGCGCGATCGGCGAGGCGGCGGAACGGCTCGCGGCCAATCCCGGTGACCGCGAGGCCGAGGCGATCGTCAATCAGGACAAGCAGTTGCACTCGCTGCTACGGACCACATGCGTTGCCACGATGGTGGATGGCGGCCATGCACGCAATGCCTTGCCGCAGCGGGTCGAGGCCAACGTCAACTGCCGCATCTTCCCCGGCAATACGCCGGCGCAGACCCAGCAGGTCCTGGCGCAAGTGATTGGCGACGAGACGATCTCGATCCGCCCCGCGCGGACCGACAAGCCGCTGGCGGCGTCACCTGCGCTCGATCCGGCGATCATCGGCCCGATGGAGCGGCTGGCGCAGCGTTATTGGCCCGGGGTGCCGGTCATCCCGTCGATGTCCACCGGGGCGACAGACGGCCTCTATCTCGCCGCGGTGGGTATCCCGGTCTACGGTGTGGCCGGAATGTGGGGCGATCCGGACGGCAATGGCGCGCACGGCCTAAACGAGCGGATCGAGGTGAAGTCGCTCTTCACGGGTCGCGACTACCTCTACGATCTGGTCAAGGCCTACGCGGGCTGA
- a CDS encoding UrcA family protein, producing the protein MRKSIVTVLAALATSAALATPALAAETEVVVTYSDLDLTDAAGAAKLEQRIDSAAEQVCGKPDIRDIKGMVAFETCKTDAKSSALEQVSVLEPYQSMALASVF; encoded by the coding sequence ATGCGTAAGTCGATCGTTACCGTACTCGCCGCCCTGGCGACCTCCGCCGCCCTCGCCACCCCGGCCCTGGCCGCGGAAACCGAGGTTGTGGTGACTTATTCCGACCTCGATCTCACCGACGCCGCTGGCGCCGCCAAGCTGGAACAGCGCATCGACTCCGCCGCGGAGCAGGTCTGCGGCAAGCCGGACATTCGCGACATCAAGGGCATGGTTGCCTTTGAAACGTGCAAGACCGACGCCAAGTCCAGCGCGCTGGAACAAGTCTCGGTGCTTGAGCCCTACCAGAGCATGGCTCTCGCCAGCGTCTTTTGA